Genomic DNA from Streptomyces sp. NBC_01571:
TGTTCTCCTTCGCCATGGCCCGCTGGCGCAGGGTCTGAGAGCGACATCCTGGCGGTACGGGTAGGTGCGCGGGCCTCGCGCACCTACCCTTTCTGCGTCAGGGCCCCGGCTGTCGCGGGATCACACGGGAACCGGTTTCCGGGCGCAGGGGGCGGGGGGATGCGCCATGGTGGACGCATGCATGCAAAGGACATCCTCGTCGACGCGTTCGGCCGTATCCAGGAAGACGTCCATGCCGCCGTCGAGGGACTCCCCCCGGAGACCCTCAACGCGCGGCCGGCGCAGGACGCCAACTCCCTGTCTTGGCTGGTATGGCATCTCACCCGGGTCCAGGACGACCACGTCGCCGATGCCGCCGGGCTCGACCAGGTCTGGCTGACGCAGGGCTGGGAGAAGCGGTTCGGGCTCGATCTGCCCCGCCAGGACACGGGGTACGGTCACACGCCCCGGAAGGTGGCCGAGGTCCGGGTGGAGTCGGGTGACCTGCTGCTCGGGTACTACGACGCCGTGCACGATCAGACCCTGGCCTTCCTGCGCGGGCTGACCGCCGCGGATCTCGACCGTGTCGTGGACGAGCGCTGGACCCCGGCGGTCACCCTCGGCGTACGGCTGGTGAGCGTCCTGGCCGACGATCTGGAGCATGTCGGCCAGGCCGCCTACGTCCGCGGGCTCCTTCAGAGCGCGGCTTCGTAACCGGGCAGGACGACGTCCCGGATGAGCGCCGCACGCTCGTCGAACGGGATGAACGCGCTCTTGAGGGCGTTCACCGTGACCGTGCGCAGGTCCTCGACGCTCCAGCCCGCCTCCTCGACGAGCAGCGACATCTCGCGGGTCATCGTCGTGCCCGAGACCAGCCGGTTGTCGGTGTTGAGGGTGACACGGAAGCCGAGGTCCCGCAGCGCGGTGATGGGGTGGTCGGCGATCGAGGTGGCCGCACCCGTCTGGAGGTTGGAGGTGGGGCACATCTCCAGGGCGATACGGCGGTCGCGGACCCAGCCCGCGAGGCGGCCGAGCTTGCCGTCGACGATGTCCTCGGTGATGCGCACGCCGTGGCCGATGCGCTGGGCGCCGCAGACCTGGAGGGCCTGGTGGATGCTGGGCAGTCCGTGGGCCTCGCCGGCGTGGATGGTGAAGGGCACGCTCTCACGGCGCAGATGCTCGAACGCGGCCAGGTGGTCGGCGGGCGGGAAGCCGTCCTCGGCGCCGGCGATGTCGAAGCCGACGACCCCGCTGTCCCGGAACGCCACCGCGAGGTCGGCGATCTCGCGGGTGCGGTCGAACATGCGCATCCCGCACAGCAGCGTGCCGACCCGGACCGGGGTGCCCGCGGTGGCGGCCTTGGCCATACCGGCGGCGAGGCCCTCCTGCACGGTCTCGACGACCTCGGGCAGGGTCAGCCCGCCGCTCACCATCAGCTCGGGCGCGTACCGGACCTCGCCGTAGACAACGCCGTCCTCGGCCAGGTCGAGCACGTACTCCTCGGCGGTGCGCAGCAGGCCCTCGCGGGTCTGCATCACGGCGAGGGTGTGCTCGAAGGTGGCTATGTAGCGCACCAGGTCACCGGAGTTGGCGGCCTCGTAGTACCAGGCGGCGAGCGCGCGCGGGTCGGTGGTGGGCAGCGTGTGGCCGACGGTCGCGGCGAGCTCCACGAGGGTGTCCGGGCGCAGACCGCCGTCGAGGTGGTCGTGCAGCACCGCCTTGGGGAGACGGCGGATGGTGTCGATGCGGGGCGCGGTCATGCGTGTCTGTTTCCTCGGCAGGTCGGTTCCGGGCGATGGAGCGGTGGGGCGGTACGGCGGTGGGAAGGCCGGGGCACTACTCGGCGGGCTGGAGAAGGTCCCAGCGGTTTCCGTACAGGTCCTGGAAGACGACGACCGAGCCGTACGGCTCGTGGCGCGGCTCCTCCAGGAAGGTCACTCCGGCGGCACGCATGCGCGCGTGGTCGCGGGCGAAGTCGTCGGTGTGGAGGAAGAAGCCCACGCGGCCCCCGGTCTGGTCGCCGACCCGGGCGCCCTGTGACGCGTTCTTGGCCCGGGCCAGGAGCAGTCCGCTGCCGGCGCCCTCCGTGCCCGGCTCGACGACGACCCACCGGGAGCCGTCGGGTCGGGACTCGTCCTCGGCCAACCGGAACCCGAGTGCTTCGGTGTAGAAGCGGATCGCCTCGTCGTAGTCGTCGACGACGAGGGTGACCAGGGCGATGCGTCTCATCAAGGCCTCTCCTGGGATGCGTGCGTTATACGTAACACGTAGGGTACGACATCCCGCTCCGCCCTCGTCCCGCACGACCACGTGGACCACCTGCGGCGCGAGTCCCGAAGGGCGCGCCGACTCATTCGGCCCCCTCGGGAACGATCCCCGCCACCCTTACGTCTACAGTTATGTAGACCGTCTTCGGGTTCACAGTCGGCGCGGACAGTCGGCGCGGACGGCGTCCTCCCGCGTGTCCGCGCCCCGCCAGGGAAGGGACCTCCCACCATGTCCGCAGCGCCGCGCACCGTGCCCGCGTGGGCGGTCGGCGTTCCCGGGGCGCCCTCGTGAAGCGCGCGGACACGGCCGACCTCGCGGGATCGACCGCGGTGGGGAGCCTGGTCGCCTTCGTGCTGCTCACCCTGGTCGTCACCGGCCGGGACGGCGGCACGCTCTTCGGCGACGACGCCCTCGGCACCTGGTCGGCCGGCCACCGCCCGGCCGTCGCCCTGGCCCTGGCCCGCGCGGTCACGTACACCGGGACGGGCCTCGTGCCGTACGCCCTGGTCGTGCTGGCCGGCGCCGTCGCGGGGCGCACGGCGCGGGAGCGGATCCTCCGCGCCCTCGCCTGTCTCGGCTGCCTCGCCACCGCCCAGACCGTGCGGTACGCCGTGATGACCCTGGTCGCCCGCCCCCGTCCCGCCGCCGCGGGGTGGGCCACGCACGCGTCCGGCTGGTCCTTCCCCTCGGGGCACACCACCACGTCCGCCGTCAGCGGCGGGCTGCTGGTCCTCGCGCTGCTCGCGAGGGCCCCGCGCAGCGGACGGCCCCTCGCCCTGGTCGTGGGCTGCTGGTCCGTCCTCGTGGGGCTGAGCCGGGTCTATCTGGGCGTCCACTGGTTCTCCGACGTCCTCGGCGGCTGGCTGTTCGCCCTGTGCTGGCTGAGCCTCACCGTCTACGTCGTCGCCCGCTTCGTCCCGCCCAGGCACTCCTCCATAGCGGCACTCCGTCCCCGCCCCGATGCCCTGACGACGGAAGAGCGCCGCAATGAGCCCCACCCCCGCCGCAAGATCCCCCCTCGGTCTCCTCCGTAGCCACCTCGGCTGGGCCGTCGGGGCCGCCTACCTCGCCGCCGCGACCGTGTCGGCGCCGGGTCTGTGGCTGCGCCGCCCGCACACGATCGGCGACGGCGGAATCCTCGAGGTCGCCTTACGGGCACCGCACTGCCTGCTGTCCCTGGTGCTGTTCACCGCCGGCCTCCAGGTGCCGGTCCACGGACTGCGGGCCCTGCTCACCCGGCCCACCGCGCTGCTGACCGGCCTCGTCCTCCACCTGCTCGCACCCCTGCTGATCATCCCGGGCGTGGCCTTCGCGCTGCACCGGACCCCGGACAGCGACGGCGGCAGCGGACTGATCGCGGCGATGATCCTGATCGTCTCGATGCCCGTGGCGGCCGGTGCCACCGTGTGGACGAGCAGAGGCGAGGCCGACCAGCCGACCACCGTCGGCCTCGTGCTGGTGTCCACGATCGTCGGCCCGCTCACGATCCCGGTCACCATGACGGCCCTGTGTCCCCTGCTGCGCGGCGGCTACGCGGAAGCGCTCGCGGGGGCCGCCCGGACCGCCGGGCACGGCTTCGCGCTGACCGGGGTCCTGCTCCCGTGCGGTGCCGGAATCCTGTCCCGGCTCGTCCTGCCCGCCCGCCCCCTGCGCCTGCTGCTCGCCGCGGCACCCCCCGCCTCCCTGCTCGGCTCGCTGCTGCTCACGTACATCAACGCCAGCGGCGTCCTCGGCCCCTTCGTCGCCCGTCCGGAGCCGGTGCTGATGGCGGCCGCGCTGGTCGTCGCCGCCCTCGTGTGCGGACTGTCGTTCGGCCTCGGCCGGATCACCGCCCGCGTGATGCGCCTGGACACTTCGGCGGGTGCCTCGGTGACGCTGGCCTGCGGGATGAACAACAGCAGCGCGAGCGCGGTCCTCGTCACCACGGCGCTGCCCGACCGGCCCCACGTCCTGCTGCCGGTGCTGGCCTACAGCCTGCTGCAGAAGGTGGCCGCGGGCCGCGTCGTGCGGGCCGGGGCCGGGAAGCGCGCCCGCCCATGACATCGTTGGCAGTGATCCGGGACCGGTTCCGCCGGCCCCTTGACGAGCGCTGTCCTTACAGGAGTTGAGTGCCATGTCCGAGCTGCCGAAGCCGACCGGAGCCCCGGCCCGTCAGAACGTGACCTTCCCCAGCGCCGGAACCACCGCCCACGGCTATCTGGCGTTGCC
This window encodes:
- a CDS encoding phosphatase PAP2 family protein — protein: MKRADTADLAGSTAVGSLVAFVLLTLVVTGRDGGTLFGDDALGTWSAGHRPAVALALARAVTYTGTGLVPYALVVLAGAVAGRTARERILRALACLGCLATAQTVRYAVMTLVARPRPAAAGWATHASGWSFPSGHTTTSAVSGGLLVLALLARAPRSGRPLALVVGCWSVLVGLSRVYLGVHWFSDVLGGWLFALCWLSLTVYVVARFVPPRHSSIAALRPRPDALTTEERRNEPHPRRKIPPRSPP
- a CDS encoding VOC family protein — protein: MRRIALVTLVVDDYDEAIRFYTEALGFRLAEDESRPDGSRWVVVEPGTEGAGSGLLLARAKNASQGARVGDQTGGRVGFFLHTDDFARDHARMRAAGVTFLEEPRHEPYGSVVVFQDLYGNRWDLLQPAE
- a CDS encoding DinB family protein, which translates into the protein MHAKDILVDAFGRIQEDVHAAVEGLPPETLNARPAQDANSLSWLVWHLTRVQDDHVADAAGLDQVWLTQGWEKRFGLDLPRQDTGYGHTPRKVAEVRVESGDLLLGYYDAVHDQTLAFLRGLTAADLDRVVDERWTPAVTLGVRLVSVLADDLEHVGQAAYVRGLLQSAAS
- a CDS encoding adenosine deaminase; its protein translation is MTAPRIDTIRRLPKAVLHDHLDGGLRPDTLVELAATVGHTLPTTDPRALAAWYYEAANSGDLVRYIATFEHTLAVMQTREGLLRTAEEYVLDLAEDGVVYGEVRYAPELMVSGGLTLPEVVETVQEGLAAGMAKAATAGTPVRVGTLLCGMRMFDRTREIADLAVAFRDSGVVGFDIAGAEDGFPPADHLAAFEHLRRESVPFTIHAGEAHGLPSIHQALQVCGAQRIGHGVRITEDIVDGKLGRLAGWVRDRRIALEMCPTSNLQTGAATSIADHPITALRDLGFRVTLNTDNRLVSGTTMTREMSLLVEEAGWSVEDLRTVTVNALKSAFIPFDERAALIRDVVLPGYEAAL
- a CDS encoding sodium-dependent transporter, which codes for MSPTPAARSPLGLLRSHLGWAVGAAYLAAATVSAPGLWLRRPHTIGDGGILEVALRAPHCLLSLVLFTAGLQVPVHGLRALLTRPTALLTGLVLHLLAPLLIIPGVAFALHRTPDSDGGSGLIAAMILIVSMPVAAGATVWTSRGEADQPTTVGLVLVSTIVGPLTIPVTMTALCPLLRGGYAEALAGAARTAGHGFALTGVLLPCGAGILSRLVLPARPLRLLLAAAPPASLLGSLLLTYINASGVLGPFVARPEPVLMAAALVVAALVCGLSFGLGRITARVMRLDTSAGASVTLACGMNNSSASAVLVTTALPDRPHVLLPVLAYSLLQKVAAGRVVRAGAGKRARP